From Fusobacterium varium:
AAATAATATTAATACAGCAGTTTGGAATAAAGTTTTTAAAAAAGAGATAATTATAAAAAATAACTTAAAGTTTCCAGAGTTAAAAGGAGCAGAAGATTATCTTTTTATATATGAATATTTGTTAAAGTGTCAAAATGTAAAAAAAATATCTATTCCATTATATAATTATAATCAGAGAGAAAACAGTCTTTCTAATGAGAAAAAAGAATTTTTTTATATAAATACTTTAAAAGTTTATAAAGAATTAATAAAAAAAAATGAGAGAAAAGACACTTATTTTCTAAAATATATCTTAGAAAATTATATTTATTTAATAAGAGAATATAATAAAAAAAATAGAAAATTAAAAAATATGGAAATAGAAGAATTGAGGAAAAATATAGAGAATTTTTTTAAAATTAAAAAAATATTTTTTAATAAAAAAATAAGGTTAAAGACTAAAATAAGATATTTAAAATTAAAAAAAGGATGGATTTTATAGTGAGGTTATTCGAAATTGATTTAAAAAATAAAGATAGATTTTTAAAGTATTTCATAATTATATTTTTATTAATCTTGATATTTGGGACAAAAGGAAGTTTATTACTGGGAATAATTCCTTTAGGTTATTTTTTTTATAGAAGAAGAGATATAAGCATAATAGAAGTTTTAAATATATTTGAGCAAGGAATTTTTTATAAATTTTTTATAAGTTTAATATATGAATATGGAAATATGAGAAATGAAAGCATAAGATCGTTAATACTTTTGGCTATCATTAATTTATTTCTTAATTTTAAAAAAAATAATTTAAAATTATTTAAAATACCAATAGTTTTGGCAGGATGGTTTTTTATTGGCTTATTATGGAATTATTTATCTTCTGGAAATATAGAAAGTTTAACAATATTTTATAAAGAAAATATTTATTTACTACTTCCTTTTTCCTTAAATATTCTTTTTATAAAAAATGAAACTTTGTTATTTATATGTAAAAAAATGGTTCCTATAAGCATATTTGGATTTCTTTTTAAAGTTATAAATGCAGTAAGAGTATATGAAATGAAAGGTAATTTAATATCTGTTCTTTCATTAATAGTTCCCTATACTTTTTTTTCAATATTTTTAGAAAAAAATAAATATTTAAAATTTATAAATTTAGTTTCTTTCATTACAGGAATTTGGATTATAGTAAAAACTGGGGCACGAGGAGCACTTGGTGGAATAGTAGTAGGAATAATAATAGGAATAATATTAAATAAAGGCTGGAAAGGAATTATACTATCTGTAATTCTGTTATTTATTGTTATTTTAGGGTTACAATTTTCACCTAAAATAGAGAAGCATTTCTTGAAAATGAATGATTTTTCTACAAGAAGCCGTTATTACTTAGTAGATGCAGGAATATATACTTTTAAAAATAATTTTATATTTGGTAGTGGTAGGGGCAATACTCAAAAATATTTTATTGAATATTCAAATACAGATTTTAATTCTAAAAAATACTTAAAAAATGATAATGAGATTAAAATAACAAAAG
This genomic window contains:
- a CDS encoding glycosyltransferase, translating into MKEINLTIAVAIYNIEKYLPKCLESLLNQSIKENYEILLINDGSTDNSLKICEEFLIKGLKAEILTKKNEGLSSVRNLAINEAKGKYIFFIDGDDWIEKNTIGTIFSNIEDFDMLTFGFNWNFPEELIVDLRFQKNEIFNEDIENEIFKNNINTAVWNKVFKKEIIIKNNLKFPELKGAEDYLFIYEYLLKCQNVKKISIPLYNYNQRENSLSNEKKEFFYINTLKVYKELIKKNERKDTYFLKYILENYIYLIREYNKKNRKLKNMEIEELRKNIENFFKIKKIFFNKKIRLKTKIRYLKLKKGWIL
- a CDS encoding putative O-antigen ligase, with the translated sequence MRLFEIDLKNKDRFLKYFIIIFLLILIFGTKGSLLLGIIPLGYFFYRRRDISIIEVLNIFEQGIFYKFFISLIYEYGNMRNESIRSLILLAIINLFLNFKKNNLKLFKIPIVLAGWFFIGLLWNYLSSGNIESLTIFYKENIYLLLPFSLNILFIKNETLLFICKKMVPISIFGFLFKVINAVRVYEMKGNLISVLSLIVPYTFFSIFLEKNKYLKFINLVSFITGIWIIVKTGARGALGGIVVGIIIGIILNKGWKGIILSVILLFIVILGLQFSPKIEKHFLKMNDFSTRSRYYLVDAGIYTFKNNFIFGSGRGNTQKYFIEYSNTDFNSKKYLKNDNEIKITKEIYLKTFPDTHNIFIDFLAEYGILGIFITFFLGIIIPIGICRQYFITKNNEILQILVSLISFLVSGMSWSLWTRHNEGIPYFIVLLWFFCIIQHQNKKY